The following are encoded together in the Alphaproteobacteria bacterium genome:
- a CDS encoding N-formylglutamate amidohydrolase, producing MDSIAISIPGLGAAWDMAVPRKQAMPVVFASPHSGTDYPPSFVAKSRLDPITLRKSEDSFVDEVFAGVVDEGAPLLKALFPRAYVDPNREPFELDPAMFADSLPDYANTCSPRIAAGLGTIARVVATGEEIYREKLTF from the coding sequence ATGGACAGCATTGCGATCTCGATCCCGGGTTTGGGTGCGGCCTGGGACATGGCTGTGCCGCGCAAGCAGGCGATGCCGGTGGTTTTCGCTTCTCCCCACAGCGGGACGGATTATCCACCGAGTTTCGTGGCGAAGTCGCGGCTCGATCCGATTACGCTGCGAAAATCTGAGGATTCCTTCGTGGACGAAGTGTTCGCCGGCGTGGTGGACGAGGGTGCGCCACTTCTGAAAGCGCTTTTCCCGAGGGCTTATGTCGACCCTAATCGGGAGCCGTTCGAGCTCGATCCCGCCATGTTCGCGGACTCGCTGCCTGACTATGCCAATACCTGCTCGCCGCGAATCGCAGCCGGGCTTGGCACGATTGCAAGAGTTGTCGCGACTGGCGAAGAAATCTACCGGGAGAAGCTTACCTTC
- a CDS encoding response regulator, whose product MACILLAEDDTSMRVFLARALERAGHTVVSAADGEKALRAIAEQAGFDLLIADIVMPGLDGIELARRATLAAPKLRVMFITGFAAVTLSGGQVAPRAAKVLSKPFHLRDLVQEVERLLAA is encoded by the coding sequence ATGGCGTGCATTCTCCTTGCTGAAGACGATACCTCGATGCGCGTCTTCCTGGCGCGCGCACTCGAACGGGCAGGCCATACCGTGGTGTCCGCGGCGGACGGGGAGAAAGCCCTTCGGGCGATCGCCGAGCAAGCGGGCTTCGATCTTCTGATCGCCGACATCGTGATGCCCGGCCTCGACGGCATCGAGCTTGCGCGCCGCGCCACGCTTGCGGCTCCGAAGCTACGCGTCATGTTCATCACAGGCTTCGCGGCGGTGACCCTTTCGGGCGGGCAGGTGGCGCCGCGGGCGGCTAAGGTCCTTTCAAAACCGTTCCACCTGCGCGACCTCGTACAGGAGGTCGAGCGCCTTCTTGCGGCTTAG